Proteins co-encoded in one Thermoplasma sp. Kam2015 genomic window:
- a CDS encoding thiamine pyrophosphate-dependent dehydrogenase E1 component subunit alpha: MTEVLDQDEKNLMVRGFTSMVLGRYFDKKIITAQRQGLVGFYTPMMGQEATQAGAAMALSRNDSVYGYYRDVTMLIYLGHPIEKIFDQIMGNAEDSSKGRQMPSHYSAKEINFMSVPSPVATNLPLAVGAAYAKKYRKEDGIVITTFGDGGTSTPDFHAAMNFAAVFDLPVVFLCENNGWAISLPVERQTKAEIYKKAEAYGMKGVYVDGNDFIKTYRTVKDAVEYARSGNPILVEARSYRMGPHSTSDDPSKYRKNEVQENSDQDPIVIAEKLMISGGYLNQAEIEKIKEESKKMIDEKFEERLKIPAPAPETMFDDVYSEMTWAIEEERGDILRR, from the coding sequence ATGACGGAAGTTCTGGATCAGGATGAGAAGAACCTTATGGTGAGGGGATTCACATCCATGGTGCTGGGAAGGTATTTTGACAAAAAGATCATAACGGCCCAGAGGCAGGGGCTGGTCGGCTTCTACACGCCCATGATGGGGCAGGAGGCTACGCAGGCCGGTGCGGCCATGGCTCTTTCAAGGAACGACAGTGTTTACGGCTACTACCGCGATGTGACGATGCTAATATACCTGGGCCATCCAATAGAGAAGATATTTGACCAGATAATGGGCAACGCGGAGGACAGCTCCAAGGGCAGGCAGATGCCTAGCCATTACAGTGCAAAGGAGATAAATTTCATGTCAGTACCGAGCCCTGTCGCAACGAACCTTCCGCTTGCGGTAGGTGCGGCCTATGCCAAGAAGTACAGGAAGGAGGACGGCATTGTGATAACCACGTTCGGCGATGGCGGAACATCCACCCCAGACTTCCATGCAGCCATGAACTTTGCTGCAGTCTTCGATCTACCCGTTGTATTCCTGTGCGAGAACAATGGATGGGCCATATCTCTCCCTGTGGAGAGGCAGACGAAGGCCGAGATATACAAGAAGGCAGAGGCATACGGCATGAAGGGTGTCTACGTAGATGGAAATGACTTCATAAAGACTTACAGAACGGTGAAGGATGCGGTGGAATATGCGCGTTCTGGGAATCCGATACTCGTGGAGGCTAGGAGCTACAGGATGGGACCGCACTCCACTTCGGACGATCCAAGCAAGTACCGAAAGAATGAGGTGCAGGAGAACAGCGATCAGGATCCGATCGTCATAGCGGAGAAGCTTATGATCTCAGGAGGATACCTCAACCAAGCGGAGATAGAGAAGATCAAGGAAGAATCCAAGAAGATGATCGATGAGAAGTTTGAGGAGCGCCTGAAGATCCCAGCGCCAGCTCCGGAGACGATGTTTGATGACGTGTATTCAGAGATGACCTGGGCGATAGAAGAGGAGAGGGGTGATATACTACGCAGATGA
- the map gene encoding type II methionyl aminopeptidase: MDPDVKKKYMEAGRIGKRALEIGASMIEPGSKLIDVASAMEKFVRDEGAKPAFPVNLSINNDAAHYTPSINDKKIFRTGDVVKVDFGAHIDGYMSDTAITVEVGEQGKHSDLIEAARQALNAAIEVVRPMKSVNEIGRRIAEVIGSYGFKPVRNLGGHGVERYDLHASIFIPNYDDGNVVRLQPDHAIAIEPFASTGIGLIHEGQPGNIYMIDSPKPRQDEVIYRNFNKLPFAERWLEGLVDDPKKYLRAMMASKEVYSFPVLKEHNGSFIAQFEHTMLVLNDEVIVTTR, encoded by the coding sequence GTGGATCCTGATGTAAAGAAAAAATACATGGAGGCAGGAAGGATAGGAAAGAGAGCTCTGGAGATCGGAGCAAGCATGATCGAACCGGGATCAAAGCTGATCGACGTGGCAAGCGCGATGGAGAAGTTTGTGCGTGATGAGGGCGCAAAGCCGGCCTTTCCCGTCAACCTGTCCATAAATAACGATGCTGCTCATTATACGCCATCAATAAACGATAAGAAGATCTTCAGGACAGGGGACGTGGTGAAGGTTGACTTCGGAGCGCACATCGATGGATACATGTCCGATACAGCCATAACGGTGGAGGTTGGGGAGCAGGGCAAGCATTCTGATCTGATAGAAGCCGCAAGGCAGGCCCTCAATGCGGCCATAGAGGTGGTCAGGCCTATGAAGAGCGTCAACGAGATCGGAAGAAGGATAGCCGAAGTCATAGGATCATACGGTTTCAAGCCGGTGAGGAACCTTGGCGGTCACGGCGTGGAACGCTACGATCTGCATGCATCTATATTCATCCCGAATTATGACGATGGAAACGTCGTTAGACTGCAGCCGGATCATGCTATAGCCATAGAGCCGTTTGCCTCCACGGGCATCGGTCTGATACATGAGGGCCAGCCCGGGAATATATACATGATCGACAGCCCAAAGCCGAGGCAGGACGAGGTCATATACAGGAACTTCAACAAACTGCCGTTTGCAGAAAGATGGCTGGAGGGCCTCGTAGACGATCCCAAGAAGTATCTTAGGGCCATGATGGCCTCCAAAGAGGTATATTCGTTCCCTGTTCTGAAGGAGCACAACGGATCTTTCATAGCGCAGTTTGAACACACCATGCTTGTTCTGAACGATGAGGTCATCGTCACCACAAGATAA
- a CDS encoding DUF3834 domain-containing protein, which produces MKIGAPFAGPVSFPLLVISEYEDIDLHNTCSESSNFDVVLDSITNITKYGMPIMAGVFIDMYSVIGSTESKIIYTVKRGTLADYNARLIASAISGQVVNADPETVMREAGNGKMGLVGNEIALGMKYSDLARKLGIHAASCMIAARDASFKPVLDYYQKGIDFIAKNPDRAAEIISKKSGYYDESTMRNIIGIYQHRLTTSRSDLESSIRIYSIVEPAVYRLKILR; this is translated from the coding sequence ATGAAGATAGGTGCTCCATTTGCAGGGCCGGTATCGTTTCCACTGCTGGTTATATCGGAATATGAGGATATAGATCTGCACAACACCTGTTCTGAAAGCTCAAATTTTGATGTCGTGCTGGATTCCATAACGAACATCACGAAATACGGAATGCCCATAATGGCCGGAGTCTTCATAGATATGTATTCGGTGATAGGAAGCACCGAATCAAAGATCATATACACAGTTAAGAGGGGAACCCTGGCCGATTACAATGCCAGGCTTATCGCATCTGCAATATCTGGCCAGGTTGTCAACGCAGACCCAGAAACGGTTATGCGTGAAGCGGGCAACGGAAAGATGGGGCTGGTGGGGAATGAGATAGCTCTGGGCATGAAATATTCCGATTTAGCAAGGAAGCTGGGCATACATGCAGCCTCCTGCATGATCGCAGCGAGGGACGCGTCATTCAAACCCGTTCTGGATTATTACCAGAAGGGTATAGACTTCATAGCGAAGAATCCGGATAGAGCTGCTGAAATAATATCCAAGAAGAGCGGATACTATGATGAGAGTACCATGCGGAATATAATAGGCATATATCAGCACAGGCTGACCACAAGCAGATCCGATCTTGAGTCATCCATAAGGATATATTCAATCGTTGAACCTGCTGTGTACAGGCTGAAGATACTGAGGTGA
- a CDS encoding proteasome assembly chaperone family protein, with protein MVTKKASESQVMELEKRSYNNPVVLCGFAGSTPTGVLAASYIVETLGMHQIAHLISQHIPPVAVFVGGKLRHPFRIYANNSNTVLVAMCEVPISSAHIYEISNTLMNWIDQVGASEIVVMEGSPANGIPEERSVFAVAERPKLDKFKKAGIQPADSAIIAGMGGGILNECLVRKITGLSLITPTSVDIPDPGAVLAIVDALNKAYNLKIKTDLLEEQVKELDEQIKKIEEQYKELQAKQSEPQSMYG; from the coding sequence ATGGTTACAAAGAAGGCCTCAGAAAGCCAGGTAATGGAACTCGAAAAGCGCAGCTACAACAATCCAGTTGTACTATGCGGTTTTGCAGGATCCACGCCGACAGGTGTGCTTGCTGCAAGTTATATCGTCGAGACACTTGGTATGCATCAGATTGCACATCTCATCTCTCAGCATATTCCACCTGTGGCCGTATTCGTGGGTGGAAAGCTGAGGCACCCATTCAGAATTTATGCCAATAATTCAAATACCGTGCTGGTTGCCATGTGCGAGGTTCCAATATCAAGCGCGCATATATACGAGATATCGAACACGCTCATGAACTGGATCGATCAGGTTGGCGCCAGCGAGATAGTCGTGATGGAGGGGAGCCCAGCAAACGGCATTCCAGAAGAAAGATCAGTGTTCGCAGTTGCCGAGAGGCCGAAGCTGGACAAGTTCAAGAAGGCAGGTATACAGCCGGCTGATTCTGCCATCATAGCTGGCATGGGTGGTGGTATCCTAAACGAATGCCTGGTCAGGAAGATAACCGGTCTTTCGCTCATAACCCCCACATCCGTGGATATACCTGATCCTGGCGCAGTTCTTGCAATAGTCGATGCGCTCAACAAGGCGTATAACCTCAAGATAAAGACGGATCTGCTAGAGGAACAGGTCAAGGAGCTCGATGAGCAGATAAAGAAGATAGAGGAGCAGTACAAGGAACTTCAGGCAAAGCAGAGCGAGCCGCAGTCCATGTATGGATGA
- a CDS encoding alpha-ketoacid dehydrogenase subunit beta: MNMVQALNSAMDLKMSEDDSVIILGEDVGKDGGVFRVTDGLQAKYGTQRVIDTPLSELGIVGMAIGMAVNGLKPIPEIQFQDFIYTAMDQIINQMAKIRYRSGGDYTVPLVLRTPVGGGIKGGLYHSQSGEAYFAHTAGLTVVSPSNPYDAKGLLISAIESPDPVIFLEPKRLYRAQKAEIPEDKYTVPLRKANIIKQGSDVTIITYGSMVPTVMSAASKSKYDVEVIDLRTIVPMDRDTILNSVKKTGRVVIVHEAPRTLGVGAEISAMISERAIEYLYAPILRVTGPDTPFPYRLEDYYLPNEARISVAIEKVMTFR; encoded by the coding sequence ATGAACATGGTTCAGGCGCTAAACAGCGCAATGGATCTAAAGATGTCAGAGGACGACAGCGTCATAATCCTCGGCGAGGACGTTGGAAAGGACGGAGGCGTATTTCGAGTCACAGATGGCCTGCAGGCGAAGTACGGTACGCAGCGTGTCATAGATACGCCGCTTTCTGAGCTTGGCATAGTGGGAATGGCCATAGGAATGGCCGTTAACGGCCTGAAGCCAATACCAGAGATACAGTTCCAGGATTTCATATACACGGCCATGGATCAGATAATAAACCAGATGGCCAAGATCAGGTACAGGTCTGGCGGCGACTACACGGTCCCGCTGGTTCTGCGTACGCCAGTAGGTGGTGGAATAAAGGGCGGCCTCTATCATTCACAGAGCGGGGAGGCCTACTTTGCCCATACCGCAGGCTTGACGGTGGTGAGTCCATCCAACCCATACGACGCCAAGGGGTTGCTCATATCCGCCATAGAGTCACCAGATCCAGTCATATTCTTAGAGCCGAAGAGGCTGTACAGGGCTCAGAAGGCGGAGATACCGGAGGACAAGTACACAGTACCGCTCAGAAAGGCAAATATAATCAAGCAGGGCAGCGATGTGACGATTATAACTTATGGTTCGATGGTTCCGACAGTTATGTCCGCGGCTTCCAAGTCAAAGTATGATGTGGAGGTCATCGATCTGAGGACGATCGTTCCCATGGACAGGGATACGATCCTGAACTCGGTGAAGAAGACAGGCCGCGTCGTCATAGTTCATGAGGCTCCAAGGACGCTTGGGGTGGGTGCAGAGATATCGGCCATGATCTCGGAGAGGGCCATAGAGTACCTTTACGCACCGATACTGCGCGTCACAGGGCCTGATACGCCGTTCCCGTACAGGCTGGAGGACTACTATCTTCCAAATGAGGCCAGGATAAGCGTAGCGATTGAAAAGGTCATGACATTCAGGTGA
- a CDS encoding MoaD/ThiS family protein: MIRVRGHIRKEIEIDSSRRVSDLMSDLGLNEDEYVVIVNGSPVLSDHIVNKEDDVVILEVFSGG, from the coding sequence ATGATAAGGGTCAGAGGGCACATCAGGAAGGAGATCGAGATCGACTCCAGCAGAAGGGTCTCTGATCTGATGTCTGATCTCGGCCTGAACGAGGACGAATATGTGGTCATAGTGAACGGATCTCCCGTTCTGAGCGATCATATAGTGAATAAGGAAGATGATGTGGTAATACTGGAGGTGTTCTCTGGAGGATAA